The window AGGATGGCGGTCACCGGAATGTCTGCTTTGTCGAGAGCGCGCACGCAGGCTGCCGCTGTCGCACCGGTGGTGATCACGTCGTCGACGAGGATCGTGGGGGTGCCGGGCGGGGGTGCGTTGCGCGGTTTGACCGTGACGGCGCCGCGGAGGTTGGCTGCTCGCTGGTTCCTTGTCAGGCCCACTGAATCCCTGGTTCCTGTCACTTGGAGGGCGGGCGCGACGTGGGCGTTCATGCCGTGCCTCGCTAGCTCCCTCGCGGTGTGGGTGGCGGCTCTCAGCATGTGGTTGCCGCCTCTCCTCGCTGCTGCTGATGCTCTGGAGGGGGCGGGGATGAGCCAGACGTCTTCGGCCCATGGTGGGCCGTCCTCCGCAAGTCGGATTACCGCTTGGGCGAGGGATTTGCCGAGG is drawn from Actinokineospora alba and contains these coding sequences:
- a CDS encoding ComF family protein; translated protein: MNFLDLILPKTCAGCEAPNTRWCPYCARTTTLRSIERSTLTTPTYALSPYAGPARRLVLQYKDNRRELAEVLGKSLAQAVIRLAEDGPPWAEDVWLIPAPSRASAAARRGGNHMLRAATHTARELARHGMNAHVAPALQVTGTRDSVGLTRNQRAANLRGAVTVKPRNAPPPGTPTILVDDVITTGATAAACVRALDKADIPVTAILAFTATV